Proteins from a single region of Desulfovibrio sp. X2:
- the gmd gene encoding GDP-mannose 4,6-dehydratase produces the protein MKRALITGITGQDGAYLAEMLLKKGYEVHGIKRRASLFNTDRIDHLYQDPHELGRRLILHYGDMSDACNLIRVVQEVQPDEVYNLAAQSHVKVSFESPEYTANVDALGALRLLEAIRILGLEKTARFYQASTSELYGLVQETPQTEKTPFYPRSPYACAKLYAYWITVNYREAYGMYACNGILFNHESPVRGETFVTRKITRGLARRALGLSNGLFLGNLNALRDWGHAKDYVEMQWLMLQQETPEDFVIATGRQHSVRDFVDAAAAELGLTLEWKGKDLDEQGIVAAVDQSRFAEAAGRGGMTCDLKPGDVLVCVDPRYFRPTEVETLLGDPSRAAERLGWTPRIGFAEMVAEMVREDMSLAMRDAVCKVAGFKSFAYNE, from the coding sequence ATGAAACGCGCGCTCATCACGGGCATCACCGGGCAGGACGGCGCATATCTCGCCGAAATGCTGCTCAAGAAGGGATACGAGGTCCACGGCATCAAGCGCCGCGCCTCCCTGTTCAACACCGACCGCATCGACCACCTCTACCAGGATCCGCACGAGCTGGGCCGCAGGCTGATTCTCCACTACGGGGACATGAGCGACGCCTGCAACCTGATCCGGGTGGTGCAGGAGGTGCAGCCGGACGAGGTCTACAACCTCGCGGCGCAGAGCCACGTCAAGGTCTCCTTCGAGTCGCCCGAGTACACGGCCAACGTGGACGCCCTGGGCGCCCTGCGCCTGCTCGAGGCCATCCGCATCCTCGGGCTCGAGAAGACGGCCCGCTTCTACCAGGCCTCCACCTCCGAACTCTACGGCCTGGTGCAGGAGACGCCGCAGACCGAGAAGACGCCCTTCTACCCCCGGTCGCCGTACGCCTGCGCCAAGCTCTACGCCTACTGGATCACCGTGAACTACCGCGAGGCGTACGGCATGTATGCCTGCAACGGCATCCTCTTCAACCACGAGTCCCCGGTGCGCGGCGAGACCTTCGTCACCCGCAAGATCACCCGCGGCCTGGCGCGCCGGGCCCTCGGCCTCTCGAACGGCCTCTTCCTGGGCAACCTGAACGCCCTGCGCGACTGGGGACACGCCAAGGACTACGTGGAGATGCAGTGGCTCATGCTGCAGCAGGAAACGCCCGAGGACTTCGTCATCGCCACCGGCAGGCAGCATTCCGTGCGCGACTTCGTCGACGCCGCCGCAGCGGAGCTCGGCCTGACCCTCGAATGGAAGGGCAAGGACCTGGACGAGCAGGGGATCGTGGCCGCGGTGGACCAGAGCCGTTTCGCCGAGGCAGCGGGCCGGGGCGGCATGACCTGCGACCTCAAGCCCGGGGATGTCCTGGTCTGCGTGGACCCGCGCTACTTCCGGCCCACCGAGGTGGAGACGCTGCTCGGCGATCCCTCGCGGGCGGCCGAGCGCCTGGGCTGGACGCCCAGGATCGGCTTCGCGGAGATGGTCGCGGAGATGGTCCGCGAGGACATGAGCCTGGCCATGCGCGATGCGGTCTGCAAGGTGGCGGGCTTCAAGTCCTTCGCCTACAACGAATAG
- a CDS encoding GDP-L-fucose synthase has translation MEQDARIFVAGHRGLVGGAIARCLRRNGFTNIVTRTSAELDLRRQAPVEDFFAAERPDYVFLAAAKVGGIHANAAYPADFIRDNLQIQTNVIDAAWRSGTRKLLFLGSSCIYPKFAPQPIREDALLTGPLEPTNESYALAKIAGIRMCQAYRRQYGFDAVSAMPTNLYGPGDNFHPENSHVIPALMRRFHEARLSQAPSVTIWGTGSPLREFLHVDDMAEACLFLMQNYSDYEHVNVGCGEDLSILELARLMARVTGYAGEILTDPEKPDGTPRKLMDNAKLAAMGWRPRIPLEEGLAGTYAWFCDHAAEIRG, from the coding sequence ATGGAACAAGACGCCCGCATCTTCGTCGCCGGACACCGCGGCCTGGTCGGCGGGGCCATTGCCCGCTGCCTGCGCCGCAACGGCTTCACGAACATCGTCACGCGCACGAGCGCCGAGCTCGACCTGAGAAGACAGGCCCCGGTGGAGGACTTCTTCGCCGCCGAGCGGCCCGACTACGTCTTCCTGGCCGCGGCCAAGGTCGGCGGCATCCACGCCAACGCCGCCTACCCCGCTGACTTCATCCGCGACAACCTGCAGATCCAGACCAACGTCATCGACGCGGCCTGGAGGAGCGGGACGCGAAAGCTGCTCTTCCTCGGCTCCTCGTGCATCTACCCCAAGTTCGCGCCCCAGCCCATCCGCGAGGACGCCCTGCTGACAGGGCCGCTGGAGCCGACCAACGAGAGCTACGCCCTGGCCAAGATCGCGGGCATCCGCATGTGCCAGGCCTACCGCAGGCAGTACGGCTTCGACGCCGTCTCGGCCATGCCCACCAACCTCTACGGCCCGGGTGACAACTTCCACCCCGAGAACAGCCACGTCATCCCGGCGCTCATGCGCCGCTTCCACGAGGCCAGGCTGTCGCAGGCGCCGTCCGTGACCATCTGGGGCACGGGCAGCCCCCTGCGCGAGTTCCTGCACGTGGACGACATGGCCGAGGCCTGCCTGTTCCTCATGCAGAACTACTCCGACTACGAGCACGTGAACGTCGGCTGCGGCGAGGACCTCTCCATACTGGAGCTGGCGCGCCTGATGGCCAGGGTCACCGGCTATGCGGGCGAGATCCTGACCGACCCGGAAAAGCCGGACGGCACGCCGCGCAAGCTCATGGACAACGCCAAGCTGGCCGCCATGGGCTGGCGGCCGCGCATTCCTCTCGAAGAAGGGCTGGCCGGGACGTACGCGTGGTTTTGCGACCACGCGGCCGAGATCAGGGGCTGA
- a CDS encoding glycosyltransferase, producing the protein MHKVTVVVPTYNQAAYLPTCLDSVWFQDYPDVEIVVVDDASNDGTAEVLAQYAAAVSSERTSFASNYDEGTGTIERQWHLRYPPEGRSLVLLRHETNKGLSAALNTGFQAARGEYCTFIASDDILLPSMASELAAALDANAADFAYADMHVVDDNGRVMRRFSLPDYTFEDAFCRWYLCGICKLYKRELHERLGYYDLSCVSQDHEMFLRFAMGGARFVHVPKILANVRIHEKDRKVGNHSPEKESRQMGDSVKLVRLAREFAAGMSPRPWQSVGE; encoded by the coding sequence ATGCACAAGGTCACTGTCGTTGTTCCGACGTACAACCAGGCCGCGTATCTGCCGACCTGCCTCGATTCCGTCTGGTTCCAGGACTACCCGGACGTGGAGATCGTGGTCGTGGACGACGCCTCGAACGACGGGACGGCGGAGGTGCTGGCGCAGTACGCGGCCGCCGTCTCCTCCGAGCGGACCTCCTTCGCCTCGAACTACGACGAGGGGACCGGAACCATCGAGCGGCAATGGCACCTGCGCTACCCGCCCGAGGGCCGCAGCCTCGTGCTCCTGCGCCACGAGACGAACAAGGGGCTGAGCGCGGCCCTGAACACGGGCTTTCAGGCCGCCCGAGGCGAGTATTGCACCTTCATCGCCTCGGACGACATCCTGCTCCCCTCCATGGCCTCGGAGCTCGCGGCCGCGCTCGACGCGAACGCCGCTGATTTCGCCTACGCGGACATGCACGTCGTGGACGACAACGGCCGCGTCATGCGCCGCTTCTCGCTCCCGGACTACACCTTCGAGGACGCCTTCTGCCGCTGGTATCTCTGCGGGATCTGCAAGCTCTACAAGCGCGAGCTGCACGAAAGGCTCGGCTACTACGATCTTTCGTGCGTGTCGCAGGACCACGAGATGTTCCTGCGCTTCGCCATGGGCGGGGCCAGGTTCGTGCACGTGCCGAAGATCCTGGCCAACGTCCGCATCCACGAGAAGGACCGCAAGGTGGGCAACCACTCTCCGGAAAAGGAGTCCCGTCAGATGGGGGATTCGGTCAAGCTCGTGCGGCTGGCCAGGGAATTCGCGGCAGGCATGTCGCCCAGGCCCTGGCAGAGCGTCGGGGAGTAG
- a CDS encoding O-antigen ligase — translation MNCSWGSMDTDASGTVEPRFSGWKPRLSRELARVSRIGLLFYLALFPFGMSLREIGGWTATIGVLLFYMLDFRSSNARMLGRLFWIFPAFWAFLAFKSVDSISPGSSWYVLRSNLHMGFGLFFAGLEFVRTERDIRLPVYAMVVCGFMQGLDGVWQAISGKDLIHGTAPMGGKRLTGSFSTYRVGNLISLYLPPMAGLFWALPKRIAASRRLLLTVALLLPPLFLLIGARTRSAVVGTAVALMVSWAIMKRSWWKGILLVAVVCAGVMFLGPHRFTVEGVLQDDRIRELWPFALRVFAHWPFLGSGINTYNAAFRSLGLRPMFEHIDIPHPHNIYLQLLCETGVIGLVLFAVLVFLFLRHALRRIVPQARAGLRWWRVAALFVASYVGYLGTAVSGHSFFRNWWLGTATLLLGLTLGYCAASSRPHFASPGESAER, via the coding sequence ATGAATTGCAGTTGGGGATCGATGGACACTGACGCATCGGGCACGGTGGAGCCCCGTTTTTCCGGTTGGAAACCCCGCCTGTCCCGGGAGCTTGCGCGCGTTTCCCGCATCGGCCTGCTCTTCTATCTCGCCCTTTTCCCGTTCGGCATGAGCCTGCGCGAGATCGGCGGCTGGACAGCCACCATAGGCGTGCTGCTGTTCTACATGTTGGATTTCCGCTCCTCCAATGCACGGATGCTGGGACGGCTGTTCTGGATATTCCCGGCCTTCTGGGCCTTTCTCGCCTTCAAGTCCGTGGACTCGATCAGCCCCGGCAGCAGCTGGTACGTCCTCAGAAGCAACCTCCACATGGGCTTCGGCCTCTTCTTCGCAGGACTCGAGTTCGTGCGCACGGAACGCGACATCCGGCTTCCCGTCTACGCCATGGTCGTGTGCGGCTTCATGCAGGGACTGGACGGCGTCTGGCAGGCGATCTCCGGAAAAGATCTCATCCATGGGACGGCGCCCATGGGAGGCAAGCGCCTCACGGGCTCCTTTTCCACCTATCGCGTCGGCAACCTGATCTCACTGTACCTGCCCCCCATGGCTGGACTTTTCTGGGCGCTTCCCAAGCGGATCGCGGCCTCGAGGCGTCTGCTGCTCACCGTGGCGCTCCTGCTTCCCCCCCTCTTTCTGCTCATTGGAGCCCGGACACGCAGCGCCGTCGTCGGTACCGCCGTGGCCTTGATGGTGTCCTGGGCCATCATGAAGCGTTCCTGGTGGAAAGGCATCCTTCTCGTGGCCGTCGTGTGCGCCGGAGTGATGTTCCTCGGCCCGCACCGCTTCACCGTGGAAGGCGTGCTGCAAGACGACCGCATCCGGGAACTCTGGCCGTTCGCCTTGCGGGTTTTCGCCCACTGGCCGTTTCTCGGTTCGGGCATCAACACGTACAACGCCGCTTTCCGCAGCCTCGGACTGCGGCCGATGTTCGAACACATCGACATCCCGCACCCACACAACATCTATCTGCAGCTTCTCTGCGAGACCGGCGTGATCGGCCTCGTCCTGTTCGCCGTTCTCGTCTTCCTGTTCCTGCGCCATGCGCTGCGGCGCATCGTTCCCCAGGCCCGCGCCGGATTGCGCTGGTGGAGGGTTGCCGCGCTGTTCGTGGCCTCCTACGTCGGATATCTCGGCACGGCGGTCAGCGGCCACAGCTTTTTCCGCAACTGGTGGCTGGGCACGGCCACGCTCCTGCTGGGGCTGACCCTCGGCTACTGCGCCGCCTCGTCGCGGCCCCACTTCGCCTCGCCCGGGGAGTCGGCAGAGCGATGA